From Caldicellulosiruptor hydrothermalis 108, a single genomic window includes:
- a CDS encoding ABC transporter permease, giving the protein MAQFALAFKMAIKSILSNKLRSFLTMLGVIIGIWAVIAVVGLAQGSTKSITDRLQRLGTNLIQINITGRNSNRNVTYEELQQFAEQHQDDIEAIAPTVSSSVTLKYGTNTHDTTLVGTTADYSTVRDVNVSSGRFILPIDVDYRQKVALVGTYIVKDLFNGQNPIGKKIKINGQIFTVVGVLEERANSQEQSDDDQVIVPVTVAQRLTRNAIIRNFAIKITDGNRSEAVMNYLNDFLMKIYNDSTAFRVFNTAQLLDTLNSVTQTLTLMLAGIAAISLIVGGIGIMNIMLVSVTERTREIGIRKAIGAKRRNILVQFLIEASVVTGLGGVVGIILGFVTIRVMSKLNIATAIFSIPWAVLAFTISLAIGIVFGLFPASKASRLNPIEALRYE; this is encoded by the coding sequence GTGGCTCAGTTTGCTTTGGCTTTCAAGATGGCAATAAAGAGCATCCTTTCAAATAAGCTAAGGTCTTTTCTTACTATGCTTGGTGTCATCATCGGTATCTGGGCAGTGATTGCGGTTGTTGGGCTTGCCCAGGGAAGCACCAAAAGCATAACAGACAGGCTGCAAAGGCTTGGAACAAATCTCATTCAAATAAACATCACAGGAAGAAACAGTAACAGGAACGTCACATATGAAGAGCTTCAGCAGTTTGCCGAGCAGCACCAAGACGACATTGAGGCAATAGCTCCAACTGTATCGAGCTCTGTCACGCTCAAGTATGGAACAAACACCCACGATACAACCCTGGTTGGAACAACAGCAGACTACAGCACTGTCAGAGACGTCAACGTCAGCAGCGGAAGGTTTATTTTGCCAATTGATGTGGACTACCGTCAAAAGGTTGCGCTTGTTGGGACGTACATCGTAAAGGATTTATTTAACGGGCAAAACCCGATAGGGAAAAAGATAAAGATAAACGGGCAGATATTCACAGTTGTTGGTGTTTTAGAAGAGCGGGCAAATTCGCAGGAGCAGTCAGACGATGACCAGGTGATAGTCCCTGTAACAGTTGCACAAAGGCTCACACGAAACGCAATAATCCGAAACTTTGCGATAAAAATCACGGATGGTAACAGAAGTGAAGCTGTAATGAACTATCTCAACGATTTTCTCATGAAGATTTACAATGACTCTACAGCTTTTAGAGTTTTCAATACAGCCCAGCTACTTGACACATTAAACAGTGTAACCCAGACACTCACGCTTATGCTTGCCGGAATTGCTGCAATTTCGCTCATTGTCGGTGGAATTGGCATCATGAACATCATGCTTGTGTCTGTGACAGAGAGGACAAGAGAGATTGGAATCAGAAAAGCAATCGGCGCAAAGAGAAGAAATATTCTTGTTCAGTTTTTGATAGAAGCATCTGTTGTGACAGGGCTTGGTGGAGTGGTGGGTATAATACTGGGATTTGTGACAATAAGAGTAATGTCAAAACTTAATATTGCAACAGCTATATTCTCAATACCATGGGCTGTTCTTGCGTTTACAATTTCACTTGCTATAGGAATAGTCTTTGGACTGTTCCCGGCATCAAAAGCATCGCGCCTCAACCCGATAGAAGCGCTAAGATACGAATAA